In one Drosophila albomicans strain 15112-1751.03 chromosome X, ASM965048v2, whole genome shotgun sequence genomic region, the following are encoded:
- the LOC117576022 gene encoding general transcriptional corepressor trfA isoform X1, with the protein MSETIDNSNEVEQHQRQNNPNTIDTLSNRSTIEDIAKSQVIRDFIDDATLKIVEAFEESNDDDDKEKEKVNLTPEKKCEKSGEENIAENTAEESSKISTEKQSENIPEKSSKISTGNIPESTPESTPEKSRVFSAETTPESTPEKSSIFAAENTAEKEVIKAKKSVSFNPNDEKIRKFTAGEPIVDQQNPFKHSNGSQVASGGKLEPKKTPPPVPTKRSTLSIRKTVTQQLREREREKEKEREKADKLKEKEREQLKNRKNASKGTTPVDDEYITTEEVLKQSKYVKTYIKNPDPYFEYDPTVLARIKFEELRELAGKIPKRKQSVQQQQQQTPQATLRYNKTARNPPQQQQQPQLEAANKPKTLTFKKCSKPNYPELAQLKIRTGIAEQTNGNYFNAAEVTKNAKKFDERVKKLQISSDDDLDDIDGPLTKSESSDELNPNITSQTSSGCASDTTTDDGKSPRQSPKQQQQPQQQPTMGTFTNTISSEEFQAYLERKGLTLMPKREINSPTPRSTPTRSSSGYHTAEERRQQVADSLAALRKSNTKKLTVLQRLSNSLFAPRRKQTPKVSDATAMPQPMRRIQLESQQQQPQAQQQQQPTPLQRGSLERQSLIPRRVETQQQPQRFNRSASMDRNQMRERREQRENGMLLGQQHQQRRSLAAPNATSTPLKMLKQPQQQQQQPQHEWEQLRAIKEVTDRQLYHKVLQQQQQQQQQQQQQQQVENIYEHLQPNQLINPYFVRNSMQRNTFSGISNGRNRQVMILDGTPIVPLQQQQQLPQQQQQQPQQQPPRCQSVLDELISSNSNQQLQQSRQTLTRRGYESENEATPVIMRRKDSKDASTRRIGGLLTRDEILEKVKEFCRKSIQRTPQPAIKMQPIYEQRSNHNSNHNTVAADISPVSYASVETHKRPVSQLSVAARPQVPQRVQSLPRSSFAPISVAVGSSSPIYAHVNKRNSLLSNESNEPAYLSRQPTEYVLIQTEDGLQAAKLIDFQQHQQQQQKLHQSNLYMQPQLLRTAPQGYVRMEELALAQHQQQLQQQQQQQQLQLQQQQQQQQLLQQHLQNGRATPLILDRSTQHASQIYWTPQHQRLNQLSLPKSRGYPVPAPRLQLPHNVNYVQQQQQQQQQPRSLQQNNRSSDWDCSSEAGEVRRIMEKSL; encoded by the coding sequence ATGTCTGAGACgatcgacaacagcaacgaagtCGAACAACACCAACGGCAAAACAATCCAAACACAATTGACACTCTAAGCAACAGATCAACAATCGAAGATATTGCCAAAAGTCAAGTGATTAGGGATTTTATAGACGACGCCACTTTAAAGATTGTCGAGGCCTTTGAAGAGtcaaacgacgacgacgacaaagaaaaagaaaaagtcaaTTTAACGCCAGAGAAAAAGTGCGAAAAGAGTGGCGAAGAAAACATTGCTGAAAATACAGCCGAAGAGAGCAGTAAAATCAGCACAGAAAAACAATCCGAAAATATTCCCGAAAAGAGTAGTAAAATCAGTACAGGAAATATTCCAGAAAGTACCCCCGAAAGTACCCCAGAAAAGAGTAGAGTATTCTCCGCTGAAACTACTCCCGAAAGTACCCCCGAAAAGAGTAGTATTTTCGCCGCTGAAAACACCGCTGAAAAGGAAGTGATCAAAGCCAAAAAGAGCGTCAGCTTCAATCCAAACGATGAGAAGATACGCAAATTTACCGCCGGCGAACCCATCGTCGATCAACAGAATCCCTTCAAGCATTCTAATGGCTCCCAAGTAGCAAGCGGTGGCAAGTTGGAACCAAAGAAGACACCGCCTCCGGTGCCCACGAAACGTTCGACGCTCAGCATACGCAAAACGGTGACGCAACAGTTGCGTGAACGTGAACgcgaaaaggaaaaggaacGTGAAAAAGCGGATAAGCTCAAGGAGAAGGAACGGGAACAGTTGAAAAATCGAAAGAATGCAAGCAAAGGGACGACGCCCGTTGATGATGAATATATAACGACAGAAGAAGTACTTAAACAATCGAAATATGTGAAGACATACATCAAGAATCCTGATCCATATTTCGAATACGATCCCACGGTGCTCGCTCGGATCAAGTTCGAGGAATTACGTGAATTAGCGGGCAAAATACCGAAGCGTAAACAAagtgtacaacaacaacaacaacaaacgccGCAAGCAACACTAAGATACAACAAGACGGCAAGAAATCccccgcaacaacaacaacaaccacaattaGAGGCTGCTAACAAACCGAAGACGTTAACGTTTAAAAAGTGCTCGAAACCAAATTATCCGGAATTGGCTCAACTCAAAATACGCACCGGAATCGCTGAGCAAACGAATGGGAATTACTTCAATGCAGCGGAGGTaacaaaaaatgccaaaaagttCGATGAGCGTGTaaagaaattgcaaatcaGTTCGGATGATGATCTCGATGACATCGATGGACCGCTAACGAAAAGTGAATCCAGCGACGAACTCAATCCGAATATCACAAGTCAAACAAGTTCGGGTTGCGCTTCCGACACGACAACGGATGACGGCAAATCTCCGAGACAATCTccgaagcaacaacagcaaccacaacagcaaccaacaatGGGAACATTCACGAATACAATTAGTTCGGAAGAGTTTCAGGCTTATCTGGAACGCAAGGGTTTAACCCTGATGCCCAAGCGTGAGATCAATAGTCCAACCCCTCGATCGACGCCCACACGCTCCTCGAGTGGCTATCACACGGCAGAGGAACGACGACAACAGGTTGCCGATTCGTTGGCGGCGCTGCGCAAGAGCAACACCAAAAAGTTGACCGTGTTGCAGCGACTTTCGAACAGTTTGTTTGCCCCGCGACGCAAACAGACGCCGAAGGTAAGCGATGCAACAGCAATGCCGCAGCCAATGCGACGCATTCAACTCgaatcgcagcagcaacagccacaggcacagcaacagcagcaaccaacgccGTTGCAACGCGGCAGCCTGGAGCGTCAGAGTTTGATACCGCGACGTGTGgaaacacaacagcaaccacaacgcTTCAATCGCTCTGCGTCGATGGATCGCAATCAGATGCGTGAACGACGCGAGCAGCGGGAAAATGGCATGTTGTTggggcagcagcatcaacaacgtCGCTCGTTGGCTGCACCGAATGCCACATCGACGCCGCTCAAAATGTTgaagcaaccacagcagcagcagcagcaaccacaacatgAATGGGAGCAATTGCGGGCCATCAAAGAGGTGACCGATCGTCAGTTGTACCACAAagtgttgcagcaacagcagcagcaacagcagcaacaacaacagcaacaacaggtgGAAAACATTTATGAGCATTTGCAGCCAAATCAGCTGATTAATCCGTATTTTGTGCGCAACTCGATGCAACGCAACACGTTCAGTGGCATCAGCAATGGTCGCAATCGTCAGGTGATGATACTAGACGGTACTCCAATTGTACcacttcaacaacaacaacagttgccacagcagcagcagcagcaaccacagcagcagccaccgcGTTGCCAAAGCGTGCTCGATGAGCtgatcagcagcaacagcaaccaacaactgcagcaatcGAGACAAACTTTAACGCGTCGCGGCTATGAAAGCGAAAACGAAGCAACTCCTGTTATAATGCGACGCAAGGACTCAAAGGATGCGTCGACACGACGCATTGGCGGATTGTTGACACGCGATGAGATACTCGAGAAGGTGAAAGAGTTCTGTCGCAAGTCGATTCAACGCACGCCACAGCCTGCGATTAAAATGCAGCCCATCTATGAGCAGCGTAGCaatcacaacagcaaccacaacactgttgctgctgacattTCGCCTGTGTCTTATGCCTCCGTGGAGACACACAAGCGACCAGTATCGCAACTAAGTGTTGCTGCTCGACCCCAAGTACCGCAACGTGTCCAGAGTTTGCCACGCTCCAGTTTTGCGCCCATTTCCGTTGCCGTTGGCAGCTCATCTCCGATCTATGCACATGTGAATAAACGCAACAGTTTGCTCTCGAATGAGTCAAATGAACCGGCTTATTTATCACGGCAACCGACGGAATATGTGCTCATACAAACCGAGGATGGTTTGCAGGCGGCCAAGTTGATTGATTtccagcaacatcagcaacagcagcagaaactgCATCAGAGCAATCTTTACATGCAGCCACAATTGTTGCGCACAGCTCCACAAGGTTATGTGCGCATGGAGGAGCTGGCTTTGGctcaacatcagcaacaactccagcagcaacagcagcaacaacaattgcaacttcagcaacagcaacagcagcagcaactgctgcaacagcaTTTGCAAAATGGTCGCGCTACACCTTTGATCTTGGATCGCAGCACACAGCATGCCAGCCAAATTTATTGGACTCCTCAGCATCAGCGACTCAATCAATTGAGTTTGCCCAAAAGTCGCGGTTATCCAGTGCCAGCGCCTCGCCTGCAATTGCCACACAATGTCAACtatgtgcaacagcaacaacagcagcagcagcaacctaGAAGTCTGCAGCAAAATAATCGTTCATCCGATTGGGATTGCAGCAGCGAGGCGGGCGAAGTGCGACGCATAATGGAGAAATCGTTGTGA
- the LOC117576022 gene encoding peptidyl-prolyl cis-trans isomerase 1 isoform X2 yields the protein MDETTTNNNSKQSKNKDSNSNSATSSSDFMKDLMASNSSSSWTILPADRIEVLESTSTTAIATGVETGAEKREPEESSSEPANERCPPVAENDAQAEDFSDGISIISDCESTGRLTPSPTLRALLNDLNSNFELGNDHLLPPSTPSSHQQLRMRRQQDGHSDAIDGVHLQKNPATVAELNTQQPSTTLMGYRLPALVQNGLTAVFYVCCTLAVLSFVGRLRNPEWQMLGDDKQLTQLEQRLVELELQNNLMRAEIDIMSKQLNYLSGQTQPSSSSSTGSSYQGRKLKTFKAWPGNGNSADPVDITKQDLKRPYKCPDGKFVEIAGMCVESKPHTESLTDEIGNVVNDVLQQSQAFQHFEKLTEKLGTLAGAGDNNDEQTQPSESATPQAFHAHGEQPNAFNPNRGKQQRYQGKQPQGEKCKEHHSNEQQQRYESKHRATRSKSNEHDSDENSKERNHNSKEHNRYKSNEDDSNEHSKEHNTRYKSNEKDSNERTRYRSNEHDSKERHHKKYADKSKERYAKKQQQQHDDSGSGEWHERMMQQREHARQRQEQKRNNNWYIERGGSREQRRSDENRR from the exons ATGGACGAGACGAcgacgaacaacaacagcaagcaaagcaaaaacaaagacagcaacagcaacagcgctACTTCTTCGAGTGATTTCATGAAGGACTTGATGGCATCgaactcatcatcatcgtggACCATTTTGCCAGCCGATCGCATTGAGGTTCTCGAAAGCACCAGCACAACTGCTATCGCCACAGGGGTGGAAACGGGGGCGGAGAAGAGGGAGCCTGAGGAGTCCAGCAGCGAGCCAGCAAACGAACG CTGCCCACCTGTAGCAGAGAACGATGCCCAGGCAGAGGACTTCTCCGATGGCATCTCGATCATCAGTGACTGCGAGAGCACAGGCCGTCTCACCCCGAGTCCCACACTCCGGGCGCTGCTCAACGATTTGAACAGCAACTTCGAGCTGGGCAACGATCATCTGCTGCCTCCATCGACACCATCATCGCATCAACAGTTGCGAATGCGACGTCAACAGGATGGGCACTCGGATGCCATCGATGGCGTCCATCTGCAAAAGAATCCAGCCACAGTGGCTGAGCTCAACACACAGCAACCATCGACTACTTTGATGGGATATCGGTTGCCAGCCTTGGTGCAAAATGGTTTAACTGCCGTCTTCTATGTGTGCTGCACTTTGGCAGTTCTCTCATTCGTCGGACGTCTGCGCAATCCAGAGTGGCAAATGCTTGGGGATGACAAGCAATTGACACAGTTGGAACAACGTTTGGTCGAGCTAGAGTTACAGAATAATCTAATGCGTGCCGAGATTGATATCATGTCCAAGCAGTTGAATTATCTCAGCGGTCAGACGCAAccttcatcgtcatcatcaacCGGATCATCATATCAAGGACGCAAACTAAAGACATTTAAAGCGTGGCCCGGCAATGGGAATTCAGCTGATCCCGTGGACATCACGAAGCAAGATCTGAAGCGTCCCTACAAGTGTCCCGATGGCAAATTCGTTGAGATCGCTGGCATGTGTGTGGAAAGCAAACCGCATACCGAATCTCTCACCGATGAGATTGGTAATGTGGTCAACGATGTGCTGCAGCAATCGCAAGCTTTTCAGCACTTTGAAAAGCTCACCGAAAAGCTAGGCACACTCGCTGGCGctggcgacaacaacgacgaacAGACGCAGCCCAGCGAGTCGGCAACTCCGCAAGCTTTCCACGCACATGGCGAGCAGCCGAATGCTTTTAATCCGAATCGCGGCAAGCAGCAGCGTTATCAGGGCAAACAGCCGCAAGGCGAGAAGTGCAAGGAGCATCACTCgaacgaacagcagcaacgctACGAGTCCAAGCATCGCGCTACTCGCTCAAAGAGCAACGAGCACGATTCGGACGAGAATTCCAAGGAGCGCAATCACAATTCGAAGGAACACAATCGCTACAAAAGCAACGAAGACGATTCAAATGAGCACTCAAAGGAACACAACACTCGCTACAAAAGCAACGAGAAGGATTCGAATGAACGCACTCGCTACAGGAGCAACGAGCACGATTCAAAAGAGCGtcatcataaaaaatatgcagACAAGTCCAAAGAGCGTTACgccaaaaagcagcagcagcaacacgatGATAGCGGCAGCGGCGAGTGGCATGAACGAATGATGCAACAACGAGAGCACGCTCGTCAGCGTCAAGAGCAgaagcgcaacaacaactggtATATCGAGCGAGGCGGCAGCCGCGAGCAACGTCGCTCCGACGAGAATCGTCGTTAA